Proteins encoded in a region of the Dreissena polymorpha isolate Duluth1 chromosome 6, UMN_Dpol_1.0, whole genome shotgun sequence genome:
- the LOC127834832 gene encoding uncharacterized protein LOC127834832, translating into MAKHSHIMVYILKLVYSGIEFEADSAALDSILNDTGIQVPVSVPGSVSRHTIATAMRRTSSMAPPARVPVKEFQRACEEVLNKGSQPAPKRQRLEKETSDNSNYNLKLTPSKTDFCSKFDVQKSSLFKQDTNPFGRPSLYNPSRPVADESNPFTVPSRPSLAQQVWKRKNQDSGAPAVVKTESSAQPDIPRTSSTESSQSWTPFSRRFSLAARNFAQDGAPTNGRLSISAMTPRRVP; encoded by the exons ATGGCCAAACATTCCCACATTATGGTTTATATATTAAAGCTTGTTTATTCAGGGATTGAGTTTGAAGCAGACAGTGCGGCCTTAGACAGTATTCTCAACGACACTGGCATACAGGTACCTGTGTCTGTACCAGGGAGCGTGTCCAGACACACCATAGCTACAGCAATG AGGCGTACAAGCAGTATGGCCCCTCCAGCTAGGGTCCCAGTGAAGGAGTTCCAGAGAGCCTGTGAGGAAGTTCTGAACAAGGGCAGCCAGCCAGCCCCCAAACGACAAAGACTAGAGAAGGAAACTTCTG ACAATAGCAACTATAACTTAAAGCTGACACCATCCAAGACAGACTTTTGCTCCAAGTTTGATGTTCAGAAATCCAGTCTGTTTAAACAAG ACACAAATCCCTTTGGAAGGCCCAGCTTATATAACCCGAGTAGACCTGTAGCTGATGAGAGCAACCCTTTTACTGTACCCAGTCGACCAAGTCTTGCACAGCAGGTGTGGAAAAGGAAGAATCAGGACTCTGGTGCCCCTGCTGTGGTGAAAACCGAGTCGTCAGCACAACCAGATATACCCAGAACATCTTCCACTGAAAGTTCACAATCATGGACCCCATTTTCTAGACGTTTCAGTCTAGCAGCTCGTAACTTCGCCCAGGATGGTGCACCCACCAATGGTCGGCTGAGTATTAGTGCGATGACACCTCGAAGAGTGCCCTAA